A genomic window from Candidatus Bathyarchaeota archaeon includes:
- a CDS encoding M48 family metalloprotease: MFSKPVLVDISSEITPAFFENMLKFISRKYVLPNRKQFKNLNMNFGEINRLSFIVLGSQQEPNFEVKITAKETIKLEIIPLVEEVSEDLINLVKKNIFVSIQLFEETVRKTTLYLAWVDGEEIKTEKEMQTKKSILGRIFSSGMYVFFIISITISIFLFLLFGFYAVIILMVLQFVLFLFSDKLIAKAGDWQISAKNPNVHLFQYHLPVEDYLKIKQRFSAKEFVAIKSEIYQKTLGLRKSLTCDVVHDVFSKYGIACNPKNMLTKKINLYQIVEKVAKKFNAPIPKIVLANTIVPNAAATGPSPTRGVTLITTGLLVQLEEDEILNVIGHEFSHLINRDPLVLLALTTSEYLLRIYIFISLFASFFWFAYIYLFLSLSSLYFIAKFFEGRADLDTAIKIGQPKVLAEALEKIGFSRLQFQDISAYKIQSWIRWDPHPPLYFRVHRLMTIENPKEIKHTLIRSIKDNFRAFWDALGS; encoded by the coding sequence ATGTTTTCAAAACCAGTTTTGGTAGACATATCCTCTGAAATTACTCCAGCTTTTTTTGAAAATATGCTAAAATTCATTAGCCGAAAATACGTTCTTCCAAATAGAAAACAATTCAAAAATTTGAACATGAATTTTGGTGAAATTAATCGCCTTTCTTTTATAGTTCTAGGGTCTCAACAAGAACCTAATTTTGAAGTAAAAATTACAGCAAAAGAAACCATCAAACTGGAAATAATTCCCCTTGTCGAAGAAGTTTCAGAAGATTTAATAAATTTAGTGAAAAAAAATATTTTTGTATCCATCCAATTATTTGAAGAAACCGTAAGAAAAACTACATTATATTTAGCTTGGGTAGATGGAGAAGAAATTAAAACTGAAAAAGAGATGCAAACAAAAAAGAGCATCCTGGGACGAATTTTCTCAAGTGGCATGTATGTATTTTTCATTATTTCAATCACAATCAGCATTTTTCTATTTTTATTGTTTGGATTTTATGCAGTAATTATCTTAATGGTTCTTCAATTTGTTCTATTTTTGTTTTCAGACAAACTAATCGCAAAAGCTGGAGATTGGCAAATATCTGCTAAGAATCCAAACGTCCACCTTTTTCAGTATCACCTTCCAGTTGAAGACTATCTAAAAATCAAACAAAGATTTAGTGCCAAAGAATTTGTAGCAATAAAGTCTGAAATATATCAAAAAACTCTAGGTTTACGAAAATCTCTAACATGTGATGTTGTTCATGATGTCTTTTCAAAATATGGAATAGCGTGTAATCCAAAAAACATGTTGACAAAAAAGATAAATCTTTATCAAATAGTTGAAAAAGTTGCAAAAAAATTCAATGCACCGATACCAAAAATAGTTCTAGCCAACACTATAGTCCCAAACGCTGCTGCAACAGGTCCAAGCCCAACAAGAGGAGTTACACTAATTACTACTGGTTTGCTGGTTCAACTTGAAGAGGATGAAATTCTAAATGTGATTGGTCACGAGTTCAGTCACCTAATAAATCGAGACCCATTGGTTTTGTTAGCTTTAACAACCTCAGAATACCTGCTTCGAATTTATATATTCATTAGTTTGTTCGCTTCATTTTTCTGGTTTGCATACATCTATCTTTTTCTCTCACTTTCATCCTTATACTTTATTGCCAAATTTTTTGAAGGTCGCGCAGATTTAGATACAGCTATTAAAATTGGTCAACCTAAAGTCCTTGCTGAAGCGTTAGAAAAAATTGGATTTAGCCGATTACAATTTCAAGACATCTCAGCTTACAAGATTCAAAGTTGGATTAGATGGGATCCCCATCCCCCACTCTATTTCAGAGTTCACAGATTAATGACAATCGAAAATCCCAAAGAAATTAAACACACTTTAATTCGCTCGATAAAAGATAATTTCCGCGCATTTTGGGATGCACTAGGAAGCTGA